The Callospermophilus lateralis isolate mCalLat2 chromosome 3, mCalLat2.hap1, whole genome shotgun sequence genome has a segment encoding these proteins:
- the Coq6 gene encoding ubiquinone biosynthesis monooxygenase COQ6, mitochondrial isoform X1 yields the protein MVARVSVMAARLSRTGWAIAFAATCRSPLISCRRCSGVSADTVYDVVVSGGGLVGAAMACALGHDIHFRDKKILLLEAGPKRVLEKLSETYSNRVSSISPGSATLLSSFGAWDHICNMRYRAFRRMQVWDACSEALIMFDKDNLDDMGYVVENDVIMHALTKQLEAVSDRVTVLYRSKAVGYTWPGPFSMADSSPWVHITLGDGSTLQTKLLIGADGYNSGVRQAAGIQNVSWNYDQSAVVATLHLSEATENNVAWQRFLPFGPIALLPLSDTLSSLVWSTSHDHAAELVNMDEEEFVDAINSAFWSDANHVDFIDSAGTMLQYVVTLLKPTKVSARQLPPSVAKVDAKSRVLFPLGLGHAAEYVRPRVALIGDAAHRVHPLAGQGVNMGFGDISSLVHHLSTAAFNGKDLGSMSHLAGYETDRQRHNTALLAATDLLKRLYSTRAAPLVLLRTWGLQATNAMSPLKEQIMAFASK from the exons ATGGTTGCCCGGGTCAGCGTCATGGCTGCCCGGCTATCAAGGACCGGGTGGGCTATTGCATTTGCAGCTACATGCAGAAGCCCGCTGATTTCCTGCCGGAGGTGTTCCGGTGTCTCGGCAGACACAGTGTACGATGTAGTGGTGTCGGGCGGAGGCCTCGTGGGTGCTGCCATGGCCTGTGCCTTGG gacATGATATCCACTTCCGTGATAAAAAAATCCTGTTGCTGGAAGCAGGTCCAAAGAGAGTTCTGGAGAAGTTGTCAGAAACGTACAGCAACAGAGTCAGTTCCATTTCCCCTGGCTCTGCAACCCTTCTCAGTA GTTTTGGTGCTTGGGATCATATCTGCAACATGAGATACAGAGCCTTTCGGCGAATGCAG GTGTGGGATGCGTGCTCAGAGGCCTTGATAATGTTCGATAAGGATAATTTAGATGACATGGGCTATGTAGTGGAGAACGATGTCATCATGCATGCTCTTACTAAGCAGCTGGAGGCTGTGTCTG ACCGAGTGACTGTGCTATACAGGAGCAAAGCTGTTGGCTACACCTGGCCTGGTCCATTTTCCATGGCAGACTCCAGCCCTTGGGTCCATATTACCCTAGGTGATGGCAGCACCCTCCAGACAAAATTGTTG ATTGGTGCTGATGGTTACAACTCAGGAGTACGGCAGGCTGCTGGAATCCAGAATGTTAGTTGGAACTATGACCAGTCTGCTGTCGTGGCTACTCTCCATTTATCAGAG GCCACAGAAAACAATGTAGCCTGGCAGAGATTTCTTCCCTTTGGGCCTATTGCTCTGCTCCCG CTCTCAGATACCCTGAGTTCCTTGGTCTGGTCGACATCCCATGACCATGCTGCGGAGCTAGTAAACATGGATGAAGAAGAGTTTGTGGATGCCATTAACTCTGCCTTT TGGAGTGATGCAAACCACGTGGACTTCATTGATTCAGCTGGGACCATGTTGCAATATGTTGTCACCCTTCTGAAGCCCACTAAGGTCTCAGCTCGCCAGCTACCCCCAAGTGTAGCAAAGGTGGATGCAAAAAGCAGAGTCCTCTTTCCTCTGGGGTTGGGACATGCTGCTGAGTACGTCCGGCCTCGGGTGGCACTCATTGG ggaCGCAGCCCACAGAGTCCATCCGCTTGCAGGACAAGGTGTCAACATGGGCTTTGGGGATATTTCCAGCTTGGTCCATCATCTCAGTACTGCAGCCTTCAATGGGAAAGACTTAG gTTCTATGAGCCACCTTGCAGGTTATGAAACAGACAGACAGCGCCACAACACTGCTCTTTTGGCTGCCACAGACTTACTGAAAAGACTGTATTCCACCAGAGCTGCTCCACTTGTGCTGCTTAGGACGTGGGGTTTGCAGGCCACTAATGCAATGTCTCCACTCAAA GAACAGATTATGGCCTTTGCCAGCAAATGA
- the Coq6 gene encoding ubiquinone biosynthesis monooxygenase COQ6, mitochondrial isoform X2, giving the protein MISTSVIKKSCCWKQVQREFWRSCQKRTATESVPFPLALQPFSVVWDACSEALIMFDKDNLDDMGYVVENDVIMHALTKQLEAVSDRVTVLYRSKAVGYTWPGPFSMADSSPWVHITLGDGSTLQTKLLIGADGYNSGVRQAAGIQNVSWNYDQSAVVATLHLSEATENNVAWQRFLPFGPIALLPLSDTLSSLVWSTSHDHAAELVNMDEEEFVDAINSAFWSDANHVDFIDSAGTMLQYVVTLLKPTKVSARQLPPSVAKVDAKSRVLFPLGLGHAAEYVRPRVALIGDAAHRVHPLAGQGVNMGFGDISSLVHHLSTAAFNGKDLGSMSHLAGYETDRQRHNTALLAATDLLKRLYSTRAAPLVLLRTWGLQATNAMSPLKEQIMAFASK; this is encoded by the exons ATGATATCCACTTCCGTGATAAAAAAATCCTGTTGCTGGAAGCAGGTCCAAAGAGAGTTCTGGAGAAGTTGTCAGAAACGTACAGCAACAGAGTCAGTTCCATTTCCCCTGGCTCTGCAACCCTTCTCAGTA GTGTGGGATGCGTGCTCAGAGGCCTTGATAATGTTCGATAAGGATAATTTAGATGACATGGGCTATGTAGTGGAGAACGATGTCATCATGCATGCTCTTACTAAGCAGCTGGAGGCTGTGTCTG ACCGAGTGACTGTGCTATACAGGAGCAAAGCTGTTGGCTACACCTGGCCTGGTCCATTTTCCATGGCAGACTCCAGCCCTTGGGTCCATATTACCCTAGGTGATGGCAGCACCCTCCAGACAAAATTGTTG ATTGGTGCTGATGGTTACAACTCAGGAGTACGGCAGGCTGCTGGAATCCAGAATGTTAGTTGGAACTATGACCAGTCTGCTGTCGTGGCTACTCTCCATTTATCAGAG GCCACAGAAAACAATGTAGCCTGGCAGAGATTTCTTCCCTTTGGGCCTATTGCTCTGCTCCCG CTCTCAGATACCCTGAGTTCCTTGGTCTGGTCGACATCCCATGACCATGCTGCGGAGCTAGTAAACATGGATGAAGAAGAGTTTGTGGATGCCATTAACTCTGCCTTT TGGAGTGATGCAAACCACGTGGACTTCATTGATTCAGCTGGGACCATGTTGCAATATGTTGTCACCCTTCTGAAGCCCACTAAGGTCTCAGCTCGCCAGCTACCCCCAAGTGTAGCAAAGGTGGATGCAAAAAGCAGAGTCCTCTTTCCTCTGGGGTTGGGACATGCTGCTGAGTACGTCCGGCCTCGGGTGGCACTCATTGG ggaCGCAGCCCACAGAGTCCATCCGCTTGCAGGACAAGGTGTCAACATGGGCTTTGGGGATATTTCCAGCTTGGTCCATCATCTCAGTACTGCAGCCTTCAATGGGAAAGACTTAG gTTCTATGAGCCACCTTGCAGGTTATGAAACAGACAGACAGCGCCACAACACTGCTCTTTTGGCTGCCACAGACTTACTGAAAAGACTGTATTCCACCAGAGCTGCTCCACTTGTGCTGCTTAGGACGTGGGGTTTGCAGGCCACTAATGCAATGTCTCCACTCAAA GAACAGATTATGGCCTTTGCCAGCAAATGA